From Haemorhous mexicanus isolate bHaeMex1 chromosome 2, bHaeMex1.pri, whole genome shotgun sequence, the proteins below share one genomic window:
- the FAM76B gene encoding protein FAM76B isoform X6: protein MAAAGAAAAPALYACTKCNQRYPFEELSQGQQLCKECRIAHPIVKCTYCRSEFQQESKTNTICKKCAQNVKQFGTPKPCQYCNIIAAFIGTKCQRCTNSEKKYGPPQTCEQCKQQCAFDRKEEGRRKVDGKLLCWLCTLSYKRVLQKTKEQRKSLGSSHSNSSSSSLTEKDQHHSKHHHHHHHHHRHSSSHHKISNLSPEQDQGLWKQSSINQSADSGGTDNFVLISQLKEEVMSLKRLLQQRDQTILEKDKKLTELKADFQYQESNLRTKMNSMEKAHKETVEQLQAKNRELLKQVAALSKGKKFDKSGSILTSP from the exons atggcggcggcgggcgcggcggccGCCCCGGCGCTTTATGCCTGCACCAAGTGCAACCAGCGGTACCCGTTCGAGGAGCTCTCgcagggccagcagctgtgcaag GAGTGCCGCATCGCCCACCCCATCGTGAAGTGCACCTACTGCCGCTCCGAGTTCCAGCAGGAGAG CAAAACCAACACAATATGCAAGAAATGTGCCCAAAACGTGAAGCAGTTTGGAACG cCCAAGCCTTGTCAGTATTGTAACATTATTGCAGCATTTATTGGCACAAAATGCCAGCGTTGCACCAACTCAGAGAAGAAGTATGGCCCGCCCCAGACCTGTGAGCAGTGCAAACAGCAATGTGCTTTTGATCgaaaagaggagggaagaaggaag GTTGATGGAAAGTTATTGTGTTGGCTCTGCACGCTGTCCTACAAGAGAGTGCTACAGAAGACAAAAGAACAGAGGAAGAGCCTGGGATCTTCACATTCTaactcctcatcctcctctctTACTGAGAAAGACCAGCATCATTCaaaacaccaccaccatcaccaccatcaTCATCGTCACAGCAGCAGTCATCATAA AATCAGCAATCTGAGTCCAGAACAAGATCAGGGACTATGGAAACAGAG CTCTATAAATCAGTCTGCAGACAGTGGAGGAACTGACAACTTTGTCCTCATAAGTCAGCTGAAAGAAGAAGTAATGTCACTTAAACGTCTTCTGCAGCAAAGAGACCAGACTATTttagagaaagataaaaag TTGACAGAATTGAAGGCTGATTTCCAGTACCAAGAGTCTAACTTGAGGACAAAGATGAACAGTATGGAGAAAGCTCACAAGGAAACTGTGGAACAGTTGCAG GCCAAAAACAGAGAACTGCTCAAACAGGTCGCAGCATTGTCAAAGGGTAAAAAGTTTGATAAAAGTGGGAGTATCCTCACATCTCCTTGA
- the FAM76B gene encoding protein FAM76B isoform X2 produces MAAAGAAAAPALYACTKCNQRYPFEELSQGQQLCKECRIAHPIVKCTYCRSEFQQESKTNTICKKCAQNVKQFGTPKPCQYCNIIAAFIGTKCQRCTNSEKKYGPPQTCEQCKQQCAFDRKEEGRRKVDGKLLCWLCTLSYKRVLQKTKEQRKSLGSSHSNSSSSSLTEKDQHHSKHHHHHHHHHRHSSSHHKISNLSPEQDQGLWKQSHKSSAAIQNETPKKKPKLESKPSNGDSSINQSADSGGTDNFVLISQLKEEVMSLKRLLQQRDQTILEKDKKLTELKADFQYQESNLRTKMNSMEKAHKETVEQLQAKNRELLKQVAALSKGKKFDKSGSILTSP; encoded by the exons atggcggcggcgggcgcggcggccGCCCCGGCGCTTTATGCCTGCACCAAGTGCAACCAGCGGTACCCGTTCGAGGAGCTCTCgcagggccagcagctgtgcaag GAGTGCCGCATCGCCCACCCCATCGTGAAGTGCACCTACTGCCGCTCCGAGTTCCAGCAGGAGAG CAAAACCAACACAATATGCAAGAAATGTGCCCAAAACGTGAAGCAGTTTGGAACG cCCAAGCCTTGTCAGTATTGTAACATTATTGCAGCATTTATTGGCACAAAATGCCAGCGTTGCACCAACTCAGAGAAGAAGTATGGCCCGCCCCAGACCTGTGAGCAGTGCAAACAGCAATGTGCTTTTGATCgaaaagaggagggaagaaggaag GTTGATGGAAAGTTATTGTGTTGGCTCTGCACGCTGTCCTACAAGAGAGTGCTACAGAAGACAAAAGAACAGAGGAAGAGCCTGGGATCTTCACATTCTaactcctcatcctcctctctTACTGAGAAAGACCAGCATCATTCaaaacaccaccaccatcaccaccatcaTCATCGTCACAGCAGCAGTCATCATAA AATCAGCAATCTGAGTCCAGAACAAGATCAGGGACTATGGAAACAGAG CCATAAATCCTCTGCAGCTATTCAGAATGAAACtccaaagaaaaaacccaaactggaATCCAAGCCATCAAATGGAGATAG CTCTATAAATCAGTCTGCAGACAGTGGAGGAACTGACAACTTTGTCCTCATAAGTCAGCTGAAAGAAGAAGTAATGTCACTTAAACGTCTTCTGCAGCAAAGAGACCAGACTATTttagagaaagataaaaag TTGACAGAATTGAAGGCTGATTTCCAGTACCAAGAGTCTAACTTGAGGACAAAGATGAACAGTATGGAGAAAGCTCACAAGGAAACTGTGGAACAGTTGCAG GCCAAAAACAGAGAACTGCTCAAACAGGTCGCAGCATTGTCAAAGGGTAAAAAGTTTGATAAAAGTGGGAGTATCCTCACATCTCCTTGA
- the FAM76B gene encoding protein FAM76B isoform X5, giving the protein MAAAGAAAAPALYACTKCNQRYPFEELSQGQQLCKECRIAHPIVKCTYCRSEFQQESKTNTICKKCAQNVKQFGTPKPCQYCNIIAAFIGTKCQRCTNSEKKYGPPQTCEQCKQQCAFDRKEEGRRKVDGKLLCWLCTLSYKRVLQKTKEQRKSLGSSHSNSSSSSLTEKDQHHSKHHHHHHHHHRHSSSHHKISNLSPEQDQGLWKQSSSINQSADSGGTDNFVLISQLKEEVMSLKRLLQQRDQTILEKDKKLTELKADFQYQESNLRTKMNSMEKAHKETVEQLQAKNRELLKQVAALSKGKKFDKSGSILTSP; this is encoded by the exons atggcggcggcgggcgcggcggccGCCCCGGCGCTTTATGCCTGCACCAAGTGCAACCAGCGGTACCCGTTCGAGGAGCTCTCgcagggccagcagctgtgcaag GAGTGCCGCATCGCCCACCCCATCGTGAAGTGCACCTACTGCCGCTCCGAGTTCCAGCAGGAGAG CAAAACCAACACAATATGCAAGAAATGTGCCCAAAACGTGAAGCAGTTTGGAACG cCCAAGCCTTGTCAGTATTGTAACATTATTGCAGCATTTATTGGCACAAAATGCCAGCGTTGCACCAACTCAGAGAAGAAGTATGGCCCGCCCCAGACCTGTGAGCAGTGCAAACAGCAATGTGCTTTTGATCgaaaagaggagggaagaaggaag GTTGATGGAAAGTTATTGTGTTGGCTCTGCACGCTGTCCTACAAGAGAGTGCTACAGAAGACAAAAGAACAGAGGAAGAGCCTGGGATCTTCACATTCTaactcctcatcctcctctctTACTGAGAAAGACCAGCATCATTCaaaacaccaccaccatcaccaccatcaTCATCGTCACAGCAGCAGTCATCATAA AATCAGCAATCTGAGTCCAGAACAAGATCAGGGACTATGGAAACAGAG TAGCTCTATAAATCAGTCTGCAGACAGTGGAGGAACTGACAACTTTGTCCTCATAAGTCAGCTGAAAGAAGAAGTAATGTCACTTAAACGTCTTCTGCAGCAAAGAGACCAGACTATTttagagaaagataaaaag TTGACAGAATTGAAGGCTGATTTCCAGTACCAAGAGTCTAACTTGAGGACAAAGATGAACAGTATGGAGAAAGCTCACAAGGAAACTGTGGAACAGTTGCAG GCCAAAAACAGAGAACTGCTCAAACAGGTCGCAGCATTGTCAAAGGGTAAAAAGTTTGATAAAAGTGGGAGTATCCTCACATCTCCTTGA
- the FAM76B gene encoding protein FAM76B isoform X7, producing the protein MAAAGAAAAPALYACTKCNQRYPFEELSQGQQLCKECRIAHPIVKCTYCRSEFQQESKTNTICKKCAQNVKQFGTPKPCQYCNIIAAFIGTKCQRCTNSEKKYGPPQTCEQCKQQCAFDRKEEGRRKVDGKLLCWLCTLSYKRVLQKTKEQRKSLGSSHSNSSSSSLTEKDQHHSKHHHHHHHHHRHSSSHHNSSINQSADSGGTDNFVLISQLKEEVMSLKRLLQQRDQTILEKDKKLTELKADFQYQESNLRTKMNSMEKAHKETVEQLQAKNRELLKQVAALSKGKKFDKSGSILTSP; encoded by the exons atggcggcggcgggcgcggcggccGCCCCGGCGCTTTATGCCTGCACCAAGTGCAACCAGCGGTACCCGTTCGAGGAGCTCTCgcagggccagcagctgtgcaag GAGTGCCGCATCGCCCACCCCATCGTGAAGTGCACCTACTGCCGCTCCGAGTTCCAGCAGGAGAG CAAAACCAACACAATATGCAAGAAATGTGCCCAAAACGTGAAGCAGTTTGGAACG cCCAAGCCTTGTCAGTATTGTAACATTATTGCAGCATTTATTGGCACAAAATGCCAGCGTTGCACCAACTCAGAGAAGAAGTATGGCCCGCCCCAGACCTGTGAGCAGTGCAAACAGCAATGTGCTTTTGATCgaaaagaggagggaagaaggaag GTTGATGGAAAGTTATTGTGTTGGCTCTGCACGCTGTCCTACAAGAGAGTGCTACAGAAGACAAAAGAACAGAGGAAGAGCCTGGGATCTTCACATTCTaactcctcatcctcctctctTACTGAGAAAGACCAGCATCATTCaaaacaccaccaccatcaccaccatcaTCATCGTCACAGCAGCAGTCATCATAA TAGCTCTATAAATCAGTCTGCAGACAGTGGAGGAACTGACAACTTTGTCCTCATAAGTCAGCTGAAAGAAGAAGTAATGTCACTTAAACGTCTTCTGCAGCAAAGAGACCAGACTATTttagagaaagataaaaag TTGACAGAATTGAAGGCTGATTTCCAGTACCAAGAGTCTAACTTGAGGACAAAGATGAACAGTATGGAGAAAGCTCACAAGGAAACTGTGGAACAGTTGCAG GCCAAAAACAGAGAACTGCTCAAACAGGTCGCAGCATTGTCAAAGGGTAAAAAGTTTGATAAAAGTGGGAGTATCCTCACATCTCCTTGA
- the FAM76B gene encoding protein FAM76B isoform X4, with protein MAAAGAAAAPALYACTKCNQRYPFEELSQGQQLCKECRIAHPIVKCTYCRSEFQQESKTNTICKKCAQNVKQFGTPKPCQYCNIIAAFIGTKCQRCTNSEKKYGPPQTCEQCKQQCAFDRKEEGRRKVDGKLLCWLCTLSYKRVLQKTKEQRKSLGSSHSNSSSSSLTEKDQHHSKHHHHHHHHHRHSSSHHNHKSSAAIQNETPKKKPKLESKPSNGDSSINQSADSGGTDNFVLISQLKEEVMSLKRLLQQRDQTILEKDKKLTELKADFQYQESNLRTKMNSMEKAHKETVEQLQAKNRELLKQVAALSKGKKFDKSGSILTSP; from the exons atggcggcggcgggcgcggcggccGCCCCGGCGCTTTATGCCTGCACCAAGTGCAACCAGCGGTACCCGTTCGAGGAGCTCTCgcagggccagcagctgtgcaag GAGTGCCGCATCGCCCACCCCATCGTGAAGTGCACCTACTGCCGCTCCGAGTTCCAGCAGGAGAG CAAAACCAACACAATATGCAAGAAATGTGCCCAAAACGTGAAGCAGTTTGGAACG cCCAAGCCTTGTCAGTATTGTAACATTATTGCAGCATTTATTGGCACAAAATGCCAGCGTTGCACCAACTCAGAGAAGAAGTATGGCCCGCCCCAGACCTGTGAGCAGTGCAAACAGCAATGTGCTTTTGATCgaaaagaggagggaagaaggaag GTTGATGGAAAGTTATTGTGTTGGCTCTGCACGCTGTCCTACAAGAGAGTGCTACAGAAGACAAAAGAACAGAGGAAGAGCCTGGGATCTTCACATTCTaactcctcatcctcctctctTACTGAGAAAGACCAGCATCATTCaaaacaccaccaccatcaccaccatcaTCATCGTCACAGCAGCAGTCATCATAA CCATAAATCCTCTGCAGCTATTCAGAATGAAACtccaaagaaaaaacccaaactggaATCCAAGCCATCAAATGGAGATAG CTCTATAAATCAGTCTGCAGACAGTGGAGGAACTGACAACTTTGTCCTCATAAGTCAGCTGAAAGAAGAAGTAATGTCACTTAAACGTCTTCTGCAGCAAAGAGACCAGACTATTttagagaaagataaaaag TTGACAGAATTGAAGGCTGATTTCCAGTACCAAGAGTCTAACTTGAGGACAAAGATGAACAGTATGGAGAAAGCTCACAAGGAAACTGTGGAACAGTTGCAG GCCAAAAACAGAGAACTGCTCAAACAGGTCGCAGCATTGTCAAAGGGTAAAAAGTTTGATAAAAGTGGGAGTATCCTCACATCTCCTTGA
- the FAM76B gene encoding protein FAM76B isoform X3, which yields MAAAGAAAAPALYACTKCNQRYPFEELSQGQQLCKECRIAHPIVKCTYCRSEFQQESKTNTICKKCAQNVKQFGTPKPCQYCNIIAAFIGTKCQRCTNSEKKYGPPQTCEQCKQQCAFDRKEEGRRKVDGKLLCWLCTLSYKRVLQKTKEQRKSLGSSHSNSSSSSLTEKDQHHSKHHHHHHHHHRHSSSHHNHKSSAAIQNETPKKKPKLESKPSNGDSSSINQSADSGGTDNFVLISQLKEEVMSLKRLLQQRDQTILEKDKKLTELKADFQYQESNLRTKMNSMEKAHKETVEQLQAKNRELLKQVAALSKGKKFDKSGSILTSP from the exons atggcggcggcgggcgcggcggccGCCCCGGCGCTTTATGCCTGCACCAAGTGCAACCAGCGGTACCCGTTCGAGGAGCTCTCgcagggccagcagctgtgcaag GAGTGCCGCATCGCCCACCCCATCGTGAAGTGCACCTACTGCCGCTCCGAGTTCCAGCAGGAGAG CAAAACCAACACAATATGCAAGAAATGTGCCCAAAACGTGAAGCAGTTTGGAACG cCCAAGCCTTGTCAGTATTGTAACATTATTGCAGCATTTATTGGCACAAAATGCCAGCGTTGCACCAACTCAGAGAAGAAGTATGGCCCGCCCCAGACCTGTGAGCAGTGCAAACAGCAATGTGCTTTTGATCgaaaagaggagggaagaaggaag GTTGATGGAAAGTTATTGTGTTGGCTCTGCACGCTGTCCTACAAGAGAGTGCTACAGAAGACAAAAGAACAGAGGAAGAGCCTGGGATCTTCACATTCTaactcctcatcctcctctctTACTGAGAAAGACCAGCATCATTCaaaacaccaccaccatcaccaccatcaTCATCGTCACAGCAGCAGTCATCATAA CCATAAATCCTCTGCAGCTATTCAGAATGAAACtccaaagaaaaaacccaaactggaATCCAAGCCATCAAATGGAGATAG TAGCTCTATAAATCAGTCTGCAGACAGTGGAGGAACTGACAACTTTGTCCTCATAAGTCAGCTGAAAGAAGAAGTAATGTCACTTAAACGTCTTCTGCAGCAAAGAGACCAGACTATTttagagaaagataaaaag TTGACAGAATTGAAGGCTGATTTCCAGTACCAAGAGTCTAACTTGAGGACAAAGATGAACAGTATGGAGAAAGCTCACAAGGAAACTGTGGAACAGTTGCAG GCCAAAAACAGAGAACTGCTCAAACAGGTCGCAGCATTGTCAAAGGGTAAAAAGTTTGATAAAAGTGGGAGTATCCTCACATCTCCTTGA
- the FAM76B gene encoding protein FAM76B isoform X1: MAAAGAAAAPALYACTKCNQRYPFEELSQGQQLCKECRIAHPIVKCTYCRSEFQQESKTNTICKKCAQNVKQFGTPKPCQYCNIIAAFIGTKCQRCTNSEKKYGPPQTCEQCKQQCAFDRKEEGRRKVDGKLLCWLCTLSYKRVLQKTKEQRKSLGSSHSNSSSSSLTEKDQHHSKHHHHHHHHHRHSSSHHKISNLSPEQDQGLWKQSHKSSAAIQNETPKKKPKLESKPSNGDSSSINQSADSGGTDNFVLISQLKEEVMSLKRLLQQRDQTILEKDKKLTELKADFQYQESNLRTKMNSMEKAHKETVEQLQAKNRELLKQVAALSKGKKFDKSGSILTSP, translated from the exons atggcggcggcgggcgcggcggccGCCCCGGCGCTTTATGCCTGCACCAAGTGCAACCAGCGGTACCCGTTCGAGGAGCTCTCgcagggccagcagctgtgcaag GAGTGCCGCATCGCCCACCCCATCGTGAAGTGCACCTACTGCCGCTCCGAGTTCCAGCAGGAGAG CAAAACCAACACAATATGCAAGAAATGTGCCCAAAACGTGAAGCAGTTTGGAACG cCCAAGCCTTGTCAGTATTGTAACATTATTGCAGCATTTATTGGCACAAAATGCCAGCGTTGCACCAACTCAGAGAAGAAGTATGGCCCGCCCCAGACCTGTGAGCAGTGCAAACAGCAATGTGCTTTTGATCgaaaagaggagggaagaaggaag GTTGATGGAAAGTTATTGTGTTGGCTCTGCACGCTGTCCTACAAGAGAGTGCTACAGAAGACAAAAGAACAGAGGAAGAGCCTGGGATCTTCACATTCTaactcctcatcctcctctctTACTGAGAAAGACCAGCATCATTCaaaacaccaccaccatcaccaccatcaTCATCGTCACAGCAGCAGTCATCATAA AATCAGCAATCTGAGTCCAGAACAAGATCAGGGACTATGGAAACAGAG CCATAAATCCTCTGCAGCTATTCAGAATGAAACtccaaagaaaaaacccaaactggaATCCAAGCCATCAAATGGAGATAG TAGCTCTATAAATCAGTCTGCAGACAGTGGAGGAACTGACAACTTTGTCCTCATAAGTCAGCTGAAAGAAGAAGTAATGTCACTTAAACGTCTTCTGCAGCAAAGAGACCAGACTATTttagagaaagataaaaag TTGACAGAATTGAAGGCTGATTTCCAGTACCAAGAGTCTAACTTGAGGACAAAGATGAACAGTATGGAGAAAGCTCACAAGGAAACTGTGGAACAGTTGCAG GCCAAAAACAGAGAACTGCTCAAACAGGTCGCAGCATTGTCAAAGGGTAAAAAGTTTGATAAAAGTGGGAGTATCCTCACATCTCCTTGA